In the genome of Macellibacteroides fermentans, one region contains:
- a CDS encoding endonuclease/exonuclease/phosphatase family protein has product MKKILTLLYLILLSCSSSIDAKDNFKILSYNVLKGFQQDSVIQSTYNNWVKKIDPDIVAYQEMNEFTQKSLEVFARKYFHPYAVQSKLEGFPVALSSKKPIVNVQKVVDNMWHAYIYAFVNDIHVFVIHFSPFSFEKRREEVQIVLAHAALLPPNEKIVIMGDFNSLSSNDKDAYGPEFIESRKATEVVNAHIRNLDNGKIDYSITDFMKKAGFKDAYYLFNKNFTHSCPTQKYQKSKFVQRIDFMWLSPELAKYAVKAEYIYDEDTRVMSDHYPLLVEFDFDNKK; this is encoded by the coding sequence ATGAAAAAAATATTAACATTACTATATTTAATTCTTTTATCGTGTTCATCTTCTATTGATGCCAAGGATAATTTTAAAATATTAAGTTATAATGTACTAAAAGGTTTCCAACAAGACTCTGTTATTCAATCAACGTACAATAATTGGGTAAAGAAAATAGATCCAGACATTGTTGCTTATCAAGAAATGAATGAATTTACACAAAAAAGTCTGGAAGTATTTGCTCGCAAGTATTTTCATCCATATGCAGTTCAGTCAAAGTTGGAAGGCTTTCCAGTAGCGTTATCATCTAAAAAACCGATTGTGAATGTGCAGAAAGTTGTTGACAATATGTGGCATGCATATATATATGCGTTTGTGAATGACATCCACGTTTTTGTTATTCATTTTTCTCCATTTTCATTCGAAAAAAGAAGAGAAGAGGTCCAAATCGTTTTGGCTCATGCAGCTCTATTGCCTCCAAATGAAAAGATTGTAATTATGGGAGATTTTAATTCTCTATCATCAAATGATAAAGATGCATATGGTCCGGAATTTATTGAAAGCAGAAAAGCAACAGAAGTCGTAAATGCGCATATACGTAATCTGGATAACGGAAAGATAGACTACTCTATAACTGATTTCATGAAAAAAGCTGGTTTTAAGGATGCATATTATTTATTTAATAAGAATTTCACTCATAGTTGCCCTACACAGAAATATCAAAAGTCCAAATTTGTCCAACGAATAGATTTTATGTGGCTTAGTCCTGAATTGGCAAAATATGCTGTAAAAGCTGAGTATATATATGATGAAGACACGAGGGTAATGTCTGATCATTATCCACTTTTAGTGGAATTCGATTTTGATAATAAAAAATAG
- a CDS encoding RagB/SusD family nutrient uptake outer membrane protein, with protein sequence MKKYKYIYLYVLMALFSGCNDDFLERYPLSELAPENYFQSENELKTYTNSFYNALPVALDIFYNSPYYADDDARTTVHDEIRGVRVVPTTGGGWTWTELRRINFFLENSSKCEDKSVVAKYNGLARFFRAYFYFQKIKRFGDVPWYDTTLSVDDEGLFKARDSRTLVFDKMLEDIDFSIANLEVTKSGQLITKWTALALKSRMCLFEGTFRKYHGLEGWERILDECIKASEELMTKSGYGIHTSSHQSAYQDLFIQEEPLVKEIILARQYSPEIPFVHSVNFYTLSASYGRPGVLRSVINSYLMKDGSRFTDIPNYKTMQFYEETQNRDPRLSQTIRTPGYKRIGETVTSVPDFSTCITGYQYIKFVLEPKFDTGNCTNDMPIFRYAEVLLNYAEAKAEKGTITQSDIDKSIKLLRDRVGMPNLNVAFSNANPDPYLEGEYPNVSKGINKGVILEIRRERRIELIREGFRWDDLLRWKEGKRLERVFYGMYFPGIGTYDLDRDGKIDLEIYSGKKPATVPGRQYQKIGELVLENGEAGGQIITNPTIEKHWTEGKDYFYPIPTQERQLNQNLTQNPGWDDDSNL encoded by the coding sequence ATGAAAAAATATAAATATATATATCTATATGTCCTTATGGCTCTTTTTTCAGGATGTAATGATGATTTCCTTGAAAGATATCCATTATCCGAACTGGCTCCCGAAAACTATTTTCAGTCAGAAAATGAATTAAAAACTTATACAAATAGTTTTTACAATGCATTACCTGTTGCATTAGATATCTTCTACAACTCTCCGTACTATGCAGATGATGATGCCAGAACAACTGTACACGATGAAATAAGAGGTGTACGTGTCGTTCCAACAACGGGCGGAGGATGGACATGGACAGAATTACGAAGGATAAATTTCTTTCTGGAAAATTCTTCTAAATGTGAGGACAAATCGGTTGTTGCAAAATACAATGGATTAGCTCGTTTCTTTCGTGCATACTTTTATTTTCAAAAAATAAAACGGTTCGGAGATGTACCTTGGTATGACACAACATTATCCGTTGATGATGAAGGATTATTCAAGGCCCGAGATTCCAGAACTTTGGTTTTCGACAAAATGCTTGAAGATATAGACTTCTCAATAGCAAATCTGGAGGTAACAAAAAGTGGACAATTAATAACAAAATGGACTGCATTAGCATTAAAATCGAGGATGTGCTTATTTGAGGGAACTTTTAGGAAATATCATGGACTTGAAGGTTGGGAAAGAATTCTTGATGAATGTATTAAGGCTTCTGAAGAGTTAATGACCAAAAGTGGATACGGAATCCATACATCTTCACACCAATCAGCTTATCAAGATCTTTTTATACAAGAAGAGCCGTTGGTGAAAGAAATAATTTTAGCCAGACAATATAGTCCGGAAATACCATTTGTGCATAGTGTAAATTTTTATACATTATCTGCTTCATACGGACGTCCGGGAGTATTGCGTTCGGTTATTAACAGTTACTTGATGAAAGATGGTAGCCGTTTTACCGACATACCCAATTATAAAACAATGCAGTTCTATGAAGAAACACAAAACAGAGACCCTCGTCTTTCTCAAACAATTAGAACTCCGGGATATAAAAGAATTGGAGAAACGGTTACAAGCGTACCCGATTTTTCAACCTGTATTACAGGATATCAATATATTAAGTTTGTTTTAGAACCTAAATTTGATACCGGTAACTGTACAAACGATATGCCAATTTTCAGATATGCAGAGGTTTTATTAAATTATGCTGAAGCTAAGGCCGAAAAGGGAACAATTACTCAATCAGATATTGATAAGAGTATAAAATTACTTAGGGATCGTGTTGGCATGCCGAATCTTAATGTTGCATTTTCAAATGCAAATCCAGACCCCTATTTAGAAGGAGAATATCCCAATGTTAGTAAAGGTATTAATAAAGGTGTTATTCTTGAAATCCGTCGAGAAAGACGGATTGAACTGATACGTGAAGGGTTCAGATGGGACGACTTGCTGAGATGGAAAGAAGGAAAGCGATTAGAAAGAGTATTTTACGGTATGTATTTCCCTGGCATAGGCACCTATGATCTTGATAGGGACGGAAAAATTGACTTGGAAATATATTCTGGGAAAAAACCAGCAACAGTTCCGGGTCGACAATATCAAAAAATTGGTGAACTTGTATTGGAAAATGGAGAAGCTGGAGGTCAAATCATTACAAATCCAACCATTGAAAAACATTGGACAGAGGGTAAAGATTACTTTTACCCGATACCAACACAAGAAAGACAGCTTAACCAAAATTTGACACAAAATCCAGGCTGGGATGATGATTCAAATTTATAG
- a CDS encoding TonB-dependent receptor: MKITFLLMFIFTAGMLASEANSQNVKVTIAEKNMNVRQLLNEIEEQTDYLFIYNKEEVNLNRNIAIKAKNKPVSEILKNIFENTGIVYAMEGNNIVLMKEPFNAIPQVIQHKKITGIITDEKGEPIIGANVVEKGIQNGTITDIDGNFALEVNQNAILEVSYIGYLNKSIPVADNKSLSIILIEDTKTLDEVVVVGYGTQKKVNLTGAVSQVTAEDFKDRPITRMTQALQGVIPNLNVTFGSGKPGTSGSLNIRGNTSINGGSPLVLVDGVPGTLDRINVNDVESVSVLKDASASAIYGARAAFGVILVTTKSAKDGKTQISYSNNFGWITRSTNTDFITSGYWNAKINDDAMYNCLGYRATKYSDEDYEQLLARVNDKTENPDRPWVVISKNAKGEDMYRYYANFDWYNYFYSKSRPKQEHNVSISGANDKMKYLVTGSYSSEDGVLNINTDKYQRFNMRSKVESDITSWLKFSNNTHFFKSTYDWHGLPTNFKEVSGNVSNNPIYHYHAAYVPKNPDGTLTGYTGINSYPIGYGLHNALESGKMKGQDAYNEFTTTFEFTAKILKNLSVTANYTYNQDQHDNMYRQIKIKYSKYPGIMEYSSLGELKVDKLTEAVSSNKYHVINAFTNYELSLGKHSIKAMGGFNQEYKRYKLISTSGQELLSETLNDLNFVTGEELVSGGASEWALRGVFYRLNYDYSGKYLFETSGRYDGTSRFPKDSRFGFFPSFSAGWRISEEGFFESLKDRVNNFKVRYSYGSLGNQNVSTYAYISSMSTGQISYLVDNTKLNVVNNPAPVAKNLTWEKSITNNLGMDIDVLNSRLSFSGDYYIRDTKDMLTKGKVLPSVFGASEPKENAADLRTKGWELSLSWKDKFEIMNKPFSYSLTAVLSDYTSKITKFDNPSGILTSYYEGQQLGEIWGYTYDGFFKTTEEAQAWAAIVNQDKINKRRVQAPTAELKKLQAGDIKILDLDGSGIIDTGENTLSNPGDRRVIGNTQPRYSYGLNMSAGWNGFDFSALFQGIGKQNWYPSNEAQMFWHVYARPYDSFIPSNFQKMMWSEDNPNAYFPFLRGYTAQNSELSVANNMYLQDLAYCKLRNLTIGYTLPSSLLSSLKVSNLRVYVSGENLFTWTKLDTDYIDPEETMEDPAARGYPMGKTFSVGAEISF; the protein is encoded by the coding sequence ATGAAAATCACTTTTCTTTTGATGTTTATTTTTACTGCGGGCATGTTAGCTTCGGAAGCAAATTCTCAAAATGTGAAAGTAACGATTGCTGAAAAAAACATGAATGTACGCCAATTATTAAATGAAATAGAGGAGCAGACTGATTATCTATTTATTTATAATAAAGAAGAAGTTAACCTCAATCGCAATATTGCAATCAAGGCTAAAAATAAACCTGTATCCGAAATTCTAAAAAATATATTTGAGAATACAGGGATCGTATATGCGATGGAAGGAAATAATATTGTTTTGATGAAAGAACCATTCAATGCAATACCACAGGTTATCCAGCATAAAAAAATTACTGGCATTATCACTGATGAAAAAGGAGAACCAATAATTGGGGCCAATGTTGTAGAGAAAGGGATCCAAAATGGGACAATTACGGATATAGATGGTAATTTCGCCCTTGAAGTAAATCAAAATGCTATACTAGAAGTTTCCTATATAGGTTATCTGAACAAATCAATACCCGTTGCTGATAATAAATCTTTGAGCATTATTTTGATTGAAGATACAAAAACATTAGATGAAGTTGTTGTTGTTGGCTATGGAACTCAAAAAAAAGTCAACCTGACAGGGGCTGTAAGCCAAGTAACAGCCGAAGATTTTAAGGACAGACCTATTACAAGAATGACTCAAGCCTTGCAGGGTGTTATTCCAAATTTAAATGTAACATTTGGTTCGGGAAAACCTGGCACCAGTGGATCTTTAAACATTCGAGGAAATACATCAATTAATGGAGGGTCTCCATTAGTGTTAGTTGATGGCGTTCCCGGAACGTTGGATAGGATCAACGTTAATGATGTAGAATCTGTTTCAGTATTAAAAGATGCATCAGCATCAGCCATCTATGGGGCAAGAGCTGCTTTTGGTGTAATACTTGTAACAACAAAAAGTGCAAAAGACGGCAAAACTCAGATTTCATATTCAAATAATTTTGGATGGATTACCCGATCAACCAACACAGACTTCATCACTTCGGGATATTGGAACGCAAAAATTAATGATGATGCTATGTATAATTGTTTGGGTTATCGAGCAACCAAATATTCAGACGAGGACTATGAACAGCTATTAGCTAGAGTAAATGATAAGACTGAGAATCCGGACAGACCATGGGTTGTAATAAGTAAAAATGCGAAAGGGGAAGATATGTATAGATATTATGCCAATTTTGACTGGTATAATTATTTCTATTCAAAATCAAGACCAAAACAAGAGCATAATGTAAGTATATCCGGGGCAAATGATAAGATGAAATATTTAGTGACAGGTTCTTACTCATCAGAAGACGGTGTTCTAAATATCAATACAGACAAATATCAAAGATTTAATATGAGATCCAAAGTTGAGTCTGATATTACTTCTTGGCTAAAATTTAGCAATAATACTCATTTCTTTAAATCTACATATGATTGGCACGGTCTTCCAACGAACTTTAAAGAGGTTTCGGGAAATGTAAGCAACAACCCGATATACCATTATCATGCAGCTTATGTACCTAAAAATCCGGATGGAACTTTAACCGGATATACTGGCATTAATTCTTATCCAATTGGATATGGACTGCATAACGCTCTTGAAAGTGGCAAAATGAAAGGACAGGATGCATATAATGAATTCACTACAACATTTGAATTTACTGCTAAAATATTAAAGAACCTATCTGTTACAGCAAACTATACTTATAACCAGGATCAACACGACAATATGTATAGACAGATAAAAATCAAATATTCAAAGTATCCTGGTATTATGGAATATTCATCATTAGGAGAACTGAAAGTTGATAAGCTGACTGAGGCCGTAAGTAGTAACAAATACCACGTTATCAATGCTTTTACTAACTACGAATTATCACTAGGCAAGCATTCAATTAAAGCTATGGGAGGTTTTAATCAAGAATACAAACGATACAAACTAATTTCGACCAGTGGTCAGGAGCTATTATCTGAAACACTCAATGACCTTAATTTTGTTACCGGAGAAGAATTGGTTTCTGGAGGGGCAAGTGAATGGGCATTGAGAGGTGTGTTCTACAGATTAAATTATGACTATTCTGGAAAGTATTTATTTGAAACTAGTGGGAGGTACGATGGAACATCCAGATTCCCTAAAGATAGCCGGTTTGGTTTCTTTCCATCCTTTTCAGCAGGATGGAGAATTAGCGAAGAAGGGTTCTTCGAGTCGTTAAAAGATAGAGTTAACAATTTTAAAGTGAGATATTCATACGGATCTTTAGGTAATCAGAATGTTTCTACCTATGCGTATATTTCATCAATGTCTACAGGTCAGATTAGCTATTTGGTTGACAATACGAAGTTGAACGTAGTAAATAATCCGGCCCCGGTTGCAAAAAATCTTACTTGGGAAAAATCTATTACAAATAATCTAGGAATGGATATCGATGTGTTAAATAGTAGATTATCTTTTTCTGGGGATTATTACATTAGAGACACGAAAGATATGCTTACAAAAGGCAAAGTACTACCCTCTGTTTTTGGAGCTTCCGAACCAAAAGAAAATGCAGCAGATTTAAGGACCAAAGGATGGGAACTATCTTTATCTTGGAAAGATAAGTTTGAGATAATGAACAAACCTTTTTCCTACAGTCTTACAGCTGTTTTATCTGACTATACTTCTAAAATCACTAAATTCGACAACCCATCTGGCATTCTTACTTCATATTATGAAGGTCAGCAGCTTGGTGAGATTTGGGGATATACATATGATGGATTTTTTAAAACAACCGAAGAAGCGCAAGCATGGGCAGCAATTGTTAATCAAGACAAAATAAATAAAAGAAGAGTACAGGCTCCAACTGCCGAATTAAAGAAATTACAGGCAGGAGATATTAAAATTCTTGATTTAGATGGAAGTGGAATTATTGATACCGGCGAAAATACATTAAGTAATCCGGGGGATCGCAGAGTAATAGGAAATACACAACCTCGTTATTCTTATGGTTTAAACATGTCTGCAGGTTGGAATGGATTTGATTTCTCAGCCTTATTTCAGGGGATAGGTAAACAAAACTGGTATCCATCCAACGAAGCACAAATGTTCTGGCATGTGTATGCAAGACCATATGATTCTTTTATTCCATCTAATTTTCAAAAAATGATGTGGTCTGAAGACAATCCAAATGCCTACTTCCCTTTCCTGAGAGGTTATACAGCTCAAAACTCGGAGCTTTCAGTTGCAAATAATATGTATTTACAAGATTTGGCATATTGTAAACTTCGTAACCTGACAATCGGATATACATTACCTTCCAGTCTTCTAAGTTCTTTAAAAGTCAGCAACTTAAGAGTATATGTAAGCGGTGAGAATCTGTTTACATGGACAAAACTGGATACGGATTATATTGATCCTGAAGAAACAATGGAGGATCCGGCAGCAAGAGGTTATCCAATGGGAAAAACTTTTTCCGTTGGAGCTGAAATTTCTTTTTGA
- a CDS encoding FecR family protein: protein MNELLQRYIKGDISEEDKKKVIEWLDESPDNMRELFSLHKLYDISIWHKNKSLLSSINKKTKIIRPIYIEILKIAAIFIIAFVCTFFWKGSQMVNRTETMSQVINVPAGQRAELILSDGTKVWLNAKSSLTFPTLFDENNREVILDGEGYFDVKENTKKPFIVKTEQYNIKVLGTEFNVQAYKGKDLFETALLKGSVEIEAINHTEKRTLKPNELAFKDKGHLKTIPISQFNYFQWREGLICFDDNTIAELLEKLQLYFDIKIIVNNKSILSHKFSGKFRFRDGVEHVLKTLQIKTKFNYLKSDDIDNTIIIY, encoded by the coding sequence ATGAATGAACTGTTACAGCGCTATATAAAAGGAGATATTTCAGAAGAGGATAAAAAAAAGGTTATTGAATGGCTTGATGAATCTCCTGATAATATGCGTGAATTATTTTCATTGCATAAGCTGTATGACATTAGTATATGGCATAAAAACAAATCATTACTTTCATCCATCAACAAGAAAACAAAGATCATTCGCCCTATTTATATCGAAATATTAAAGATCGCGGCAATATTTATCATTGCATTTGTATGTACCTTTTTTTGGAAGGGTAGTCAGATGGTAAATCGTACGGAAACAATGTCGCAGGTAATAAATGTACCCGCCGGCCAAAGAGCTGAATTAATTTTATCTGATGGAACCAAAGTTTGGCTTAATGCGAAAAGCTCACTTACATTTCCAACATTATTTGACGAAAACAATAGAGAAGTAATCTTGGATGGAGAAGGCTATTTTGACGTAAAAGAAAATACCAAAAAACCGTTTATTGTTAAAACCGAACAATATAATATAAAGGTTCTAGGGACCGAATTCAATGTTCAGGCCTATAAAGGAAAAGATTTATTTGAGACAGCTCTATTAAAAGGTTCTGTAGAAATTGAAGCTATAAATCATACTGAAAAAAGAACTCTTAAACCTAATGAACTTGCATTTAAGGATAAAGGCCATCTAAAAACGATTCCAATATCTCAATTTAATTATTTTCAATGGCGTGAAGGTCTAATTTGTTTTGATGATAACACAATTGCAGAATTGCTTGAAAAGTTACAGTTGTATTTTGATATAAAGATTATTGTAAATAATAAATCTATTCTGAGTCATAAGTTTTCTGGAAAGTTCAGATTTCGCGATGGAGTTGAACATGTACTAAAAACATTACAGATAAAAACGAAATTTAATTATCTCAAATCAGATGATATAGATAACACAATTATAATTTACTAA
- a CDS encoding RNA polymerase sigma-70 factor — protein sequence MKKTPDFKDIYEQCYLRSFLFVKSYVHDKMVAEDIVAETLVKYWLLLSSGEKEASESLLITMLKNKSLDHIKHEIVRINFMDTITEYNQRELDIRLSTLEACDPVEIYSNEIHAIVKKTLESLPPLTRKIFEMSRFENKSILEIAEATNLTTKGVEYHITKSIKELRIRLKDYLPLLSFYLYNF from the coding sequence ATGAAAAAGACTCCTGATTTTAAGGATATTTACGAGCAGTGTTACCTTAGGTCATTCTTATTTGTAAAGTCTTACGTACATGACAAAATGGTAGCAGAAGATATTGTGGCTGAAACATTAGTAAAATATTGGCTTCTACTATCTTCAGGGGAAAAAGAGGCTTCGGAGTCTCTATTGATTACAATGCTTAAAAACAAATCCCTTGACCATATTAAACATGAAATAGTGAGAATAAATTTCATGGATACTATTACTGAATATAACCAGCGCGAGTTGGATATAAGATTATCAACACTAGAAGCCTGTGATCCAGTAGAAATATACTCAAACGAGATTCATGCCATTGTAAAAAAAACATTAGAATCTTTACCTCCTTTAACACGTAAAATATTTGAAATGAGTCGTTTCGAAAACAAATCTATCTTAGAGATTGCTGAAGCAACTAATTTAACGACAAAAGGAGTGGAGTACCATATAACGAAATCAATAAAAGAACTCCGTATTAGGCTTAAAGACTATCTTCCACTCTTGTCTTTTTATTTGTATAATTTTTAA
- a CDS encoding transposase translates to MIPKEKELKLIKIYMYICDIYESSLKFCCQRFSNNATPIFTDQELLTVYLFCGAYQRYFSIKEIHTFTKEYLLSWFPCLPSYQTFNYRLNLLSEAINELVKHLITSFKPEDCDNMTSLIDSMPIVTCKGKNKTGKVATEIATKGYCSTKNMYYFGLKLHTLAFRRKGTIPFPEMLILSSAAENDLTVLKTEAADSLTNRSIFADKIYSDFSFWGEKHREIGLDMLTPVKAIKAEEPVITQREKAHRDLFSTAVSKVRQPIESFFNWLNEKTNIQRAMKVRSTSGLLIHTMGKIAIAFIYLIV, encoded by the coding sequence ATGATTCCCAAGGAGAAAGAACTTAAGCTTATAAAAATATATATGTATATCTGCGATATCTATGAGTCTTCACTGAAATTTTGTTGTCAGAGATTCAGTAATAATGCAACTCCTATCTTCACCGACCAGGAACTGCTTACTGTATACCTGTTCTGTGGAGCTTATCAACGCTACTTCAGTATCAAAGAGATACATACATTCACTAAAGAATATTTGCTTTCTTGGTTTCCTTGTCTACCTTCTTATCAGACGTTCAATTATCGATTGAACCTGTTAAGTGAGGCAATTAATGAACTCGTAAAGCATCTCATTACATCGTTTAAACCAGAAGATTGCGACAATATGACATCACTGATCGATTCCATGCCAATTGTTACCTGCAAAGGAAAGAATAAAACAGGAAAAGTGGCTACAGAAATTGCAACAAAAGGCTACTGCTCTACCAAAAATATGTACTACTTTGGTTTGAAACTCCACACGTTAGCTTTCAGAAGGAAAGGAACTATTCCATTCCCTGAGATGTTGATACTTTCATCTGCGGCAGAGAACGATTTGACGGTACTTAAAACAGAAGCAGCAGACAGCCTGACCAATAGAAGTATCTTTGCCGATAAAATCTACTCCGATTTCTCTTTTTGGGGAGAAAAACACAGGGAAATAGGTCTGGATATGCTAACTCCCGTAAAAGCTATTAAGGCTGAAGAGCCCGTAATTACTCAAAGAGAGAAAGCCCACAGAGACTTATTTTCGACGGCTGTTTCTAAAGTCAGACAACCCATAGAGTCTTTCTTCAACTGGTTGAATGAGAAAACAAATATTCAAAGAGCGATGAAGGTCAGATCAACATCTGGACTTCTTATACATACGATGGGGAAAATAGCCATCGCATTCATTTATCTAATTGTTTAA
- a CDS encoding YifB family Mg chelatase-like AAA ATPase, producing the protein MLVKSFAAAVQGISATIVTIEVNCTKGVSFFLVGLPDVAVRESHERIISALQVNGYKFPGNRVVVNMAPADIRKEGSAYDLPLALAILAAAGQVDGSRLDQYLMMGELSLDGSLMPIKGVLPIAIKAREEGFKGFILPKQNVREAAVVNNLAVYGVENIKEVIEFIDGKRTLEATQVNTREEFYAHQEAFMFDFSDVRGQENVKRALEVAAAGGHNAIMIGAPGSGKSMLAKRLPSILPPFTLNESLETTKIHSVAGKLGGGTSLMTQRPFRSPHHSISHVAMVGGGAYPQPGEISLATNGILFLDELPEFNRSVLEVMRQPLEDRYINISRAKFSVNYPASFMLVASMNPCPCGYYNHPERPCLCPPGAVQKYMNKISGPLLDRIDIQIEIVPVPFEKISIQTPSEPSAHVRERVIKARAIQEERFKAHPGIYCNAQMETKQLHQYAIPDAAGMQLLKQAMTRLNLSARAYDRILKVSRTIADLDGTEKIETPHLAEAIHYRNLDREGWGT; encoded by the coding sequence ATGCTAGTAAAATCATTCGCTGCCGCAGTTCAGGGTATATCAGCCACCATTGTTACCATTGAAGTAAATTGCACCAAAGGTGTAAGTTTTTTTCTTGTGGGATTGCCCGATGTGGCCGTAAGAGAAAGTCACGAACGTATCATCTCCGCTCTTCAGGTAAACGGATACAAATTCCCCGGAAACCGTGTGGTAGTCAATATGGCTCCTGCCGACATCCGAAAAGAGGGTTCCGCATATGATTTACCGTTGGCTTTAGCCATATTGGCAGCAGCCGGACAGGTGGATGGCTCTAGACTGGATCAATATCTGATGATGGGAGAACTATCCCTCGATGGGAGTCTGATGCCTATCAAAGGAGTATTACCCATAGCCATTAAGGCCAGAGAAGAAGGATTCAAGGGGTTTATACTTCCGAAACAAAATGTGCGGGAAGCGGCTGTTGTAAACAATCTGGCTGTTTACGGTGTAGAAAACATCAAAGAGGTGATTGAGTTTATCGATGGTAAACGTACTCTGGAAGCAACTCAAGTAAATACACGCGAAGAGTTTTATGCCCATCAGGAAGCCTTTATGTTTGATTTTTCTGATGTAAGAGGGCAGGAAAACGTAAAGCGTGCCCTGGAGGTAGCGGCTGCCGGCGGACATAATGCCATCATGATAGGTGCTCCCGGAAGCGGCAAGTCAATGTTGGCAAAGCGCTTGCCATCCATATTACCCCCTTTTACACTGAATGAGTCGCTGGAAACAACCAAGATACACTCCGTTGCAGGAAAACTTGGTGGGGGAACCTCCCTAATGACACAACGTCCGTTCCGTTCACCTCATCATTCCATCTCACATGTAGCCATGGTTGGGGGCGGAGCCTATCCGCAGCCGGGCGAAATCAGCTTAGCCACGAATGGAATATTGTTTCTGGATGAACTACCGGAATTTAATAGAAGCGTACTCGAGGTGATGAGGCAACCGCTGGAAGACAGGTATATCAATATATCGAGAGCAAAATTCTCTGTGAACTATCCCGCCAGTTTTATGCTTGTTGCCTCAATGAATCCCTGTCCCTGCGGCTATTACAACCATCCAGAACGCCCCTGTCTTTGTCCCCCTGGCGCAGTACAAAAGTATATGAACAAGATATCCGGACCACTTCTGGATCGCATTGATATACAGATTGAGATTGTGCCCGTCCCCTTCGAAAAGATATCAATACAGACTCCTTCAGAACCTAGTGCCCATGTACGCGAAAGGGTTATAAAAGCCAGGGCGATACAGGAAGAACGTTTTAAAGCACATCCTGGGATATACTGCAATGCACAGATGGAAACCAAACAACTCCATCAATATGCCATACCCGATGCTGCCGGAATGCAGTTATTAAAACAGGCTATGACCCGCCTGAACCTGTCTGCACGGGCTTATGATCGTATCCTGAAAGTTTCGCGTACCATAGCCGACCTGGACGGTACAGAAAAAATTGAGACACCTCATCTGGCGGAGGCCATACATTACCGCAACCTGGACCGTGAAGGATGGGGTACCTAA